Proteins encoded within one genomic window of Esox lucius isolate fEsoLuc1 chromosome 12, fEsoLuc1.pri, whole genome shotgun sequence:
- the fam110a gene encoding protein FAM110A, with the protein MPVETVRAVARRPAAARPAAAGTATSSSVHTPNRLRLQPRTAAPAEPRQSAVERLAADKAKYVKSQAALSRQQPVKVPPPVIRKPLMSPAATLAPTRKALTPRPNYTQLGSAPLDLEHLSNLINGETEAETPLASPSIPTGDQKGSNQAPDNPTTTTSSTCPTEGIPTLCPRSSTPVKVGLNALAKASPTGSPTAATIRRVDVIPQHTTATRTSLRAPLQMRLPLHSHTQIHQAKSPLRLFHPRTTYPPGPAPLKPVPAPPPQDRTPTSPARSFKFPADSPVLPPSPSITRLSSGSTRKRPSLTRSKSDMSDRYSRAGTDLERFFNLCGLDPSEMQALKGSHSDITSLAQFRSASAPGSECAGQVGEEEEKEGEVPYGVSVIERNARVIKWLYGIRESKESAKSTNV; encoded by the coding sequence ATGCCTGTGGAGACAGTCCGGGCTGTCGCGAGGCGGCCAGCTGCAGCAAGGCCTGCTGCTGCCGGAACAGCCACCTCCAGCAGCGTTCACACGCCCAACCGCCTCCGCCTGCAGCCAAGGACAGCTGCACCAGCTGAACCCAGACAAAGCGCGGTGGAGAGGCTGGCGGCCGACAAAGCAAAATACGTCAAGAGCCAGGCGGCCCTCTCCCGGCAGCAGCCAGTCAAAGTGCCTCCACCCGTCATACGCAAACCCCTGATGTCCCCGGCCGCCACCCTGGCCCCCACGCGGAAGGCCCTGACCCCTCGCCCTAACTACACCCAGCTAGGAAGCGCTCCGCTTGACCTCGAACATCTGAGTAACCTGATCAACGGGGAGACCGAAGCGGAAACTCCCCTCGCCTCCCCAAGCATCCCCACCGGGGACCAGAAGGGGAGTAATCAGGCCCCTGACAACCCTACCACAACCACCAGCTCCACCTGTCCCACGGAGGGGATCCCAACCCTGTGCCCCCGGAGCTCCACCCCTGTCAAAGTGGGACTAAATGCCTTGGCCAAAGCAAGTCCCACTGGGTCTCCCACTGCAGCCACCATACGTAGAGTGGACGTCATACCCCAACACACCACAGCCACGAGGACCTCCCTCAGAGCACCGCTGCAGATGCGTCTTCCCCTGCATTCACACACCCAGATCCACCAAGCCAAGTCGCCCCTGCGTCTCTTCCATCCCCGAACAACTTACCCACCGGGCCCGGCACCCCTTAAACCTGTACCAGCCCCGCCACCACAAGACCGCACTCCAACCTCGCCGGCTAGATCCTTTAAGTTCCCAGCCGACTCCCCAGTACTCCCACCGTCCCCGTCGATCACGCGCCTGTCCTCTGGTAGCACCAGGAAACGTCCCTCCCTGACCCGTTCCAAATCAGACATGAGTGACCGTTACTCTCGGGCCGGTACTGACCTGGAGCGGTTCTTCAACCTGTGTGGCCTGGACCCTTCTGAGATGCAGGCTTTGAAGGGGTCCCACTCAGACATCACGTCCCTCGCACAGTTCCGCAGTGCGAGCGCTCCCGGGTCAGAATGTGCAGGCCAGGTGGGtgaagaggaggaaaaggaaggTGAGGTTCCCTACGGTGTTTCAGTCATTGAGAGGAACGCCAGAGTAATCAAGTGGCTTTATGGTATCCGTGAATCCAAGGAAAGTGCCAAGAGCACCAACGTGTAG
- the mfsd2al2 gene encoding sodium-dependent lysophosphatidylcholine symporter 1: protein MSNFKTYFTKQLQTLGSRSFPYNIDRQDENTRKDSHPCKTTGIPLARKLCYAMGGVPYQITTVTMSFSWQIFLLDVVRIKAFYVSLILFVSRAWDALTDPLVGYLLSHSSLTPIGKFMPWIVLSMPFGVFSYVLMWFMPQGSMSEAFSVSWYLMASCLFHTLMTCFHVPYLSLSMFLGGTQRDRDSATAYRMSVEMLAMLVASVIQGQVVVVYNTERDGACQQLDQSQAHSSPPTQENTLQATRQAFLTSALVMGGLYFLCCLVLFLGVKEQQTPPSSLERIHRSYLSILKLLVSHIPLQQLVLGMFFAALAFQMALGNFALFCIHVAGLGSQFQHLLLALLIAASIAVPLWQEILVRFGKKTTLFIGLSLFIPAVTVISCVPSNLPVFVNMCVMLGFSLAAMFLLPWSMLPDVVDDFVARNPCCKDLEPLFFSCYAFCSKLGGSLSVGISTMTLHFVGYHASACGQSEKVVVALIVLFSPVPITLLLVGLVFFYRYPVMEDCQTEPGTEAEAITSANKREKIELLGCLGPSGQDKSTLGISNPLESIPNFKSQPSKPNSKPNSKPNSKPNSKPNSKPNSKTNSKTNSKPNSKPNSDHLSWYTRPDHNDCLQKSDYLMFNKSKRKSKMTWV from the exons ATGAGCAACTTCAAGACTTATTTCACCAAACAACTTCAGACCTTGGGGAGTCGTTCATTCCCTTACAATATTGATCGCCAAGATGAAAACACACGCAAGGACAGTCATCCATGCAAGACAACG GGGATTCCTCTTGCCAGAAAGCTCTGCTATGCCATGGGAGGTGTGCCGTATCAGATTACTACTGTTACCATGAGCTTCTCCTGGCAGATCTTCCTGCTGGATGTTGTACGG ATAAAGGCCTTCTACGTGTCACTGATCCTGTTTGTGAGTCGGGCCTGGGATGCTTTGACCGACCCCCTAGTGGGGTACCTGCTGAGCCACAGCTCTCTGACACCAATTGGCAAATTCATGCCATG gaTTGTTCTCTCCATGCCTTTTGGGGTCTTCTCCTATGTCCTGATGTGGTTTATGCCCCAAGGCTCCATGTCTGAAGCATTCAGTGTTTCCTGGTACCTCATGGCAAGCTGCCTATTTCATACTCTCATGACT TGTTTTCATGTGCCGTACCTTTCACTGAGCATGTTCTTGGGtggaacacagagagacagagactcagCCACAGCCTACA GGATGAGCGTGGAGATGCTGGCCATGCTGGTGGCCTCTGTGATTCAGGGTCAGGTTGTGGTTGTGTACAACACGGAGAGGGACGGGGCCTGTCAGCAGCTGGACCAGAGCCAGGCTCACAGCAGTCCCCCAACGCAGGAGAACACGCTACAGGCCACG CGTCAGGCTTTCCTCACATCAGCGCTTGTCATGGGAGGACTGTACTTCCTCTGCTGCCTGGTCCTCTTTCTGGGGGTAAAAGAGCAGCAGA CTCCCCCCTCTAGTCTGGAAAGAATACATCGTTCCTATCTGTCCATTCTAAAGCTGCTAGTGTCCCACATTCCATTACAACAACTAGTCCTTGGTATGTTCTTTGCTGCACTTGCCTTCCAG ATGGCTTTGGGGAACTTTGCACTGTTTTGTATCCATGTAGCTGGGCTTGGGTCCCAATTTCAGCACCTTCTCCTTGCTCTGCTG ATTGCAGCAAGTATAGCTGTTCCACTGTGGCAGGAAATCCTTGTACGGTTTGGGAAGAAGACCACACTCTTCATCGGCCTGTCT CTCTTCATCCCAGCTGTAACAGTCATATCTTGTGTTCCCAGTAACCTGCCAGTCTTTGTAAACATGTGTGTGATGCTAGGGTTTAGCCTGGCAGCCATGTTTCTTTTGCCTTG GTCCATGCTCCCAGATGTGGTAGATGACTTTGTTGCGAGAAACCCCTGCTGCAAGGACCTTGAGCCCCTGTTTTTCTCTTGCTATGCCTTCTGCAGTAAGCTGGGGGGAAGCCTGTCTGTTGGAATCTCAACCATGACATTACA CTTTGTGGGGTACCATGCAAGTGCCTGTGGCCAGAGTGAGAAAGTGGTGGTTGCtctgattgtgttgttttcACCTGTGCCCATCACCTTGCTACTGGTGGGGTTGGTCTTCTTCTACCGGTACCCAGTCATGGAGGACTGCCAGACAGAGCCCGGCACAGA GGCTGAAGCGATAACTTCTGCTAACAAAAGAGAGAAGATAGAATTGCTAGGCTGTTTAGGACCGTCAGGACAAGACAAGTCAACCTTAGGAATTTCCAATCCGCTGGAGTCCATTCCCAATTTCAAATCCCAGCCATCTAAGCCTAACTCTAAGCCTAACTCTAAGCCTAACTCTAAGCCTAACTCTAAGCCTAACTCTAAGCCTAACTCTAAGACTAACTCTAAGACTAACTCTAAGCCTAACTCTAAGCCTAACTCTGATCACCTTTCATGGTATACTAGGCCAGATCATAATGACTGCTTACAAAAATCTGATTATCTGATGTTTAACAAGTCTAAAAGAAAATCCAAAATGACATGGGTCTGA
- the fkbp1aa gene encoding FKBP prolyl isomerase 1Aa: MGVEIVTITPGDGQTFPKKGQTCVVHYVGSLTDGTKFDSSRDRGKPFKFKIGKQEVIRGWEEGVGQMSVGQRATLTCTPDFAYGSKGHPGIIPPNATLIFDVELMGLE; this comes from the exons ATGGGAGTAGAAATCGTGACCATAACCCCGGGTGATG GacagacatttcccaaaaaAGGACAGACATGCGTTGTGCATTATGTCG GCTCACTGACTGATGGAACCAAGTTTGACTCTTCACGGGACAGAGGCAAGCCTTTCAAGTTCAAGATCGGCAAACAGGAGGTGATCCGTGGTTGGGAGGAGGGGGTTGGTCAG ATGAGCGTGGGCCAGAGAGCAACCCTGACCTGCACGCCAGACTTTGCCTATGGGAGCAAAGGTCATCCTGGCATAATCCCACCAAACGCTACACTCATCTTTGATGTGGAGTTGATGGGCCTGGAGTGA
- the LOC105022354 gene encoding syntaphilin: MSLPPSRKPSAGQRRRSVATSIGRHSNSDANKTSTYPTNTYPGRAIEGSPTGRTYPGTPRRQTKHTTCSENHGIRPPTPEQYLTPLQQKEVCIRHLRARLRENVERLQHRDSEIAEMRNQLCRMQEDWIEEECHRVEAQLALKEARREIQHLHEVVETVRSNLGTPEKACHDQKPYLFPQGHRPAKSRSCGCSPASTLSRGTTYTRLSSDGLQLDRNGNAPGADLRTAARAEGMRTHLLLEAALLSEPNPTGSASGLSSSNVTHSSTYERLCSGGAVLPVSHSCHSLGNSCRCSGHTYLPHHHLFLHLPQEEPPAAVATATPVPVPEVKPEVRSRACSPTMTWVSEEGGGEELSIISLATTDITPAFSEHQPFPTSLSSPPPPQPIYSLEPLPPDGPVEMSTMPSVVQTCQPKPGTPPSPERLGGRTVAEEKENDEAVEGGIVVEGEEGSPQLNFWSRYFLVDLMAVAMPVVPTVAWLCHGAQRDVMPAYHIGSLLRGCCAVALHSLRRRNHGHGPRNMNGAANI, encoded by the exons ATGTCACTCCCTCCAAGTCGGAAGCCCTCTGCAGGACAGCGCAG GCGGTCAGTGGCCACTAGTATTGGGCGTCATTCCAATAGCGATGCCAACAAAACAAGCACTTACCCCACCAACACTTATCCTGGCAGGGCTATCGAGGGCAGTCCTACTGGACGTACATACCCTGGCACACCCAG GCGGCAGACGAAGCACACCACCTGCAGTGAGAATCACGGGATCCGCCCCCCGACCCCTGAGCAGTACCTCACACCCCTGCAGCAGAAGGAGGTGTGTATCAGACACCTGCGagccagactgagggagaatgTTGAGAGGCTGCAGCACAG GGACAGCGAGATTGCTGAGATGCGGAACCAGCTGTGTCGGATGCAGGAGGACTGGATAGAGGAGGAGTGTCACCGTGTGGAGGCCCAGCTGGCTCTGAAGGAGGCGCGTCGGGAGATCCAGCACCTGCACGAGGTCGTGGAGACAGTCCGATCAAACCTCGGCACCCCAGAAAAGGCCTGCCACGACCAAAAGCCATACCTGTTCCCACAGGGACACCGGCCTGCCAAATCCCGCTCATGCGGTTGCTCCCCAGCCAGCACCCTGAGCCGCGGCACCACCTACACCCGGCTGAGCAGTGACGGCCTGCAGCTGGACCGCAACGGGAACGCCCCGGGAGCGGACCTGCGTACAGCGGCACGTGCAGAAGGAATGCGGACACATTTACTTTTGGAAGCAGCCCTCCTGTCAGAACCAAACCCAACCGGCTCCGCCTCCGGCCTGTCCTCCTCCAACGTGACACACTCTTCCACCTATGAGAGGCTGTGCAGCGGGGGGGCTGTCCTGCCGGTCTCTCACTCCTGCCACTCCCTAGGCAACAGCTGCAGGTGCAGTGGACACACCTACCTCCCGCATCACCACCTCTTCCTGCACCTCCCCCAGGAGGAGCCGCCGGCTGCAGTGGCCACAGCTACGCCTGTACCTGTGCCAGAGGTGAAACCAGAAGTCCGATCGCGGGCCTGCAGCCCCACCATGACCTGGGTCTCagaggaaggagggggagaggagttGAGCATTATCTCCCTGGCTACAACCGACATAACGCCAGCCTTCTCCGAGCATCAGCCGTTCCCTACCTCCTTGTCTTCTCCACCTCCCCCCCAGCCCATCTACAGTTTAGAGCCTCTGCCTCCAGATGGCCCGGTGGAAATGTCCACAATGCCAAGCGTGGTCCAAACCTGCCAGCCCAAGCCTGGGACGCCGCCTTCACCAGAGAGGCTTGGAGGCAGAACAGTGGcggaggagaaagagaatgacGAGGCTGTTGAAGGTGGAATTGTTGTTGAAGGGGAAGAAGGATCTCCCCAGCTGAACTTCTGGAGCCGGTACTTCCTGGTAgacctgatggcagtggccatGCCGGTTGTGCCAACGGTTGCCTGGCTGTGTCACGGGGCCCAGAGAGACGTCATGCCCGCTTACCACATCGGCTCCCTGCTCCGAGGCTGCTGCGCTGTGGCCCTCCACTCTCTGAGACGGAGGAACCATGGCCATGGACCCAGAAACATGAATGGGGCTGCCAACATCTGA